The sequence below is a genomic window from Halosolutus gelatinilyticus.
CCGACGGAATCGCGGAGATCCGGAACCCGACGTTCGAGGACGTAACGAACGCGGAGATCAACATCCGCGGCGAGCAGATCCTCGCGGGCGAACCGACCACTCACCTGCGGGACGTCGCCCTCGACGACGAGATCTACCTCGACGCCACGGACGACGTCCACACCGACTGGGAGTGGGAGATCACCCTCGACGGCGGCGACGTCTACTACGATGCGGTCGCGCCCGGCCACGCCGAGGACGACCCGCGGCTCGTCGGCGGAAAGATCGTCGGCGGCAGTGATGACGGAGACGACGGCAACGATGGCGACGACGGCAACGACGGCGGTGACTCGACGTACTCGGGCTCGGCGGGCGACGGCTGGTCGGCGACCGCGACCGACGAGGGTGATTCGAGCACGTGGCGGTTCGAACCGAACAACGCGGCCGACTGGGCGGATATCCAGTTCGCCGAGCCAGGAACGAACTCCTGGGTCGGCTACCGCATGGATCCCGCGGGCAGCATCCACGAACACGTTCGCGACGCGTCAGGCGATGGCTCGTCGATCGACGTCCGGTTCGTTTGGGACGACGGCGCCGGCGGGCAGTACGTCTCGGCGCGGGTGACCCACTCGTACTGATCGCCGGCGTTCCGGTCCGCGGGTCCGCCCCGAGACAGTCCCGCGGCTCGGCCGATCGTACCGATTCGACCGGACGATCCGGATACACGACGGAGACGAAGCCGCTTTACGCGTCCGAGCGCTTGTCCCGCTAATGAGCAAACCCACGCCCGAGGTCTACGAGCAGGGCAAGGGCATGGACGCCCACAACCAGGTGATGCGGGAGATCCGCTCGCGAAAGGAGGCGAGCTACGATCCCCACGAGCCCACCCGCGTCTGGCTCGACGAGGACAACACGCCGACCGGCGTCAAGCGGAGCCTGACGATCATCCTCAACACCGGGGGCTGTCGCTGGGCCCGCGCCGGCGGCTGTACGATGTGCGGTTACGTCGCCGAGAGCGTCGACGGCGGCAGCGTGAGCCACGAGGCCCTGATGGACCAGATCGACGTCTGTCTCGAGCACGAAGAAGCGAACGTCGACGAATCCGCCGACCTCATCAAAATCTACACCTCCGGGTCCTTCTTGGACGAGCGCGAGGTCGGCGCCCGTACTCGAAAGGCGATCGCCGACACTTTCGCCGATCGCGAGCGCATGGTCGTCGAGTCCCTCCCCGACTTCGTCGATCGCGAGAAGATCGCCGACTTCACGCGACACGGCATCGACACGGACGTCGCGATCGGCCTGGAGACGGCGACCGATCGGGTCCGCCACGACTGCGTGAACAAGTACTTCGACTTCGCGGACTTCGAGGACGCCTGCGCGGAGGCCGCCGCCGCGAACGAGGACGCCGGCACGGACGTCGAGGCGGGGATCAAGGCGTACCTCCTGATGAAGCCGCCCTTCCTCACCGAGTCCGAAGCCGTCGCGGATATGATCTCTTCGATCGAGCGCTGCGCCGACGTCGAGGGCTGTCACACCGTCTCGATGAACCCCTGCAACGTCCAGCGCTACACCATGGTCGACGAACTCTACTTCAACGACGGCTACCGCCCGCCGTGGCTCTGGTCGGTCGCCCACGTGCTGGAGGAGACCGCGGACGTCGACGCGATCGTCGTCTCCGATCCCGTCGGCCACGGCTCCGATCGCGGTCCGCACAACTGCACGGAGTGTGACGACCTCGTCCAGAAGGCGATCAAGGACTTCGACCTCCGGCAGGATCCCTCGGTCTTCGAGCAGGTGTCCTGCGAGTGCGAGCGGACGTGGGAGGTCGTGATGGAACGCGAGCGGAGCTTCAACCAGCCGCTGACGCGGTAGGGCTGATCGCAGCCCTCCGGCACGAGTGATCGATCGACCGTTAGTTCCGGTCGACGGATTCGGGTGCCCGCCGACGCTGCTGCCCCGGCCGCGCGAGCGTCGACGAGTCATCCCCGCGATCGGCGACTTACTCTCGACCGGCGCCGTCGAATATCTCGGGCGAGACGGAACAGCCGCAGGGGCTGGCGATCGCAGCCATCGGGCCGAAGACCGTGACCGCCAGTACCGTCCCGCCGCACTCCGAACACGGCGGGTACGGGGACGATTTGTCGTCCCCGTGCTCAGCGCTCATCGTCGCCTCCAGTAGGTACGCGGGTGATCGAGAGCGATCGTACTCGTGTGTAGCGATACGTCGATCGTGCGGGACGTTTATATCCCGGTAGAATGAACGCAATCATGGCTTCAAACCCCGGTGAGGGTTTGGAAGCCACGTCTCGGGTGGTTCCAGCACCCGGGGCATTTCATTCATGCCCGCCGTTGTGGCTTCCGTTCTAATTGCTGATGTGCCGTTACTTATAACTACTGCAAATTTGACGGAACGAGCGAAACCTCCTGCTGAACGCGTCGGTGTGGAACCGAGCTCACGGGATGTCACTGTTCGGTCCGGGGCGTAGCGATCGGACCGATTCGCCGGGAAACAGCCCGGTGTCGATCGGACCGACGGCCGCGAACCGATTCAGGAAGGAAAACGAGAAGTCGATTTCGTTTGGTTCTGAACTGAATTGACCGCTCAGTACGGGAGACCCATGTGTCATTTAATCCACGTGCTTATCTCCTCATACCCCGAAGGAGATTCCATGTCTGAAGAGGGAAGCGACCAGATGGATTCAACCAAAATGGGCGCAGGAATCGCGGTCGGGCTTCCATTAGGGGTCGCTTTGGGGGTTACGATGGGCAATATCGCGATGGGGATCGCTATCGGCATATGCATCGGTGTCGCTTTCGGTGCAGGGTGGGATCGATTGTAAGGAGACACCGAGCCAGCACTATCGTGATGCTACGTTAGGTTCATGTGCGAACTGAACAGCCGGATCCGTGGGGCGTCAACTGCGTACCTCAGCTCTCGTATACAGTATCCAAAGTACGACCGGCCCGATCACCGGGGCGAGAACAGAGAGCAGAAACATACCACCAGTCCAGGAATACGGATGGTCACTCTGCGTACTCGATTCCCGATAGATGCCGATCGTTGGAACCCCCACTAGCAGTATCCCCACCACAACAACCAGTACCAGTCCCTCGGTCGCAGGTACACTGTCGCTGAGAAGGACACCCACTTCGGAGAGTATTGGCACCATTATGCTAAGTCTAGTATCCTGTCTGTAATAAAGTCCCAGCATATCTAGTAAGCGGATTCCTCTACTGACCGTTCACTGTCCCTCGCCGATCGCCTCTCATCAGGTTACGTACGCAGACCTACTGATCGGTAGATTCGCTGGATTCGGCGTGAAGCAAACGAAGTCGCCGTGTTGAACGCATTCCCTGCATTTGGCACATCACCCAGCGGCTCGTCAGTTCTGATCTGGGCTGCTGAATAGACCGCGCTTATCGATCGGGCGGATCGTCTTGTGAGTAGCCAGAGCGTCACTCGACTCTCACCGATCGCTAATCGGAAACGGTTTCTTCGAGGAATGCGAGCAGAATCCGATTGAATACGTCTGGATTATCTTGATTGGCGTTGTGTCCTGCATCCGGGATCACCTCGTAGCGACAGTTCGGTTCCCGGTCGGCCCAGCCCGGGGCCGCCTTTGAGATGATCCCAGTTTCGTCGTACTCACCATGAGTTAAGAGGAACGGCTGTTGAATGCGATAACCCGGCTCTTCGTGGAGACAGGTGGCAACTGCTTTCCAGACGGTGACGAACTCCTGCTTCGTCATTTGACCGGCTGCGTCGGCAGCGTATTGTTGTACGTCTGGGGTTACCGCTGTATTCTCCGCGATGAGCGTTCGGAGATGGCCGGCCGGCCAGACTTTGAAGAGGTACGGTGACAGTTTGAGGCCGAGTCGTTCGAGCCGAGACGGGAGTGTCGTGATGTCCGTTGTGCCGATCACGACCACGGCATCGACACGCGCCGGGTGGCGGAAGACGACCTCTTGGGAGACGTAGCCACCGAACGACTGCCCGATCAGGATGGCCGTTTCGTGGCCGAGATGGTCGATGAGGGCGAGTAGGTCGTCAGCTACCGTCGAGACGGTAAATTCGTCACCGATGGGTTTCGACTGTCCGTGGCCGCGGACGTCCCACGTGACTACCCGGTACCCTTCGTCAACCAGCGGTGCGATTTGCGGATCGAACATCCGGTGGTCCATTGCTGCCCCGTGCGTACAGGCGACAAGCGGT
It includes:
- a CDS encoding archaeosine biosynthesis radical SAM protein RaSEA; translated protein: MSKPTPEVYEQGKGMDAHNQVMREIRSRKEASYDPHEPTRVWLDEDNTPTGVKRSLTIILNTGGCRWARAGGCTMCGYVAESVDGGSVSHEALMDQIDVCLEHEEANVDESADLIKIYTSGSFLDEREVGARTRKAIADTFADRERMVVESLPDFVDREKIADFTRHGIDTDVAIGLETATDRVRHDCVNKYFDFADFEDACAEAAAANEDAGTDVEAGIKAYLLMKPPFLTESEAVADMISSIERCADVEGCHTVSMNPCNVQRYTMVDELYFNDGYRPPWLWSVAHVLEETADVDAIVVSDPVGHGSDRGPHNCTECDDLVQKAIKDFDLRQDPSVFEQVSCECERTWEVVMERERSFNQPLTR
- a CDS encoding alpha/beta fold hydrolase encodes the protein MDHRMFDPQIAPLVDEGYRVVTWDVRGHGQSKPIGDEFTVSTVADDLLALIDHLGHETAILIGQSFGGYVSQEVVFRHPARVDAVVVIGTTDITTLPSRLERLGLKLSPYLFKVWPAGHLRTLIAENTAVTPDVQQYAADAAGQMTKQEFVTVWKAVATCLHEEPGYRIQQPFLLTHGEYDETGIISKAAPGWADREPNCRYEVIPDAGHNANQDNPDVFNRILLAFLEETVSD
- a CDS encoding TIGR03750 family conjugal transfer protein is translated as MSEEGSDQMDSTKMGAGIAVGLPLGVALGVTMGNIAMGIAIGICIGVAFGAGWDRL